A single window of Vibrio gazogenes DNA harbors:
- a CDS encoding succinylglutamate desuccinylase, with protein MSNSLFRQSFLIDSLYSDGALLSSEYTTDDGVLLKLHGPGILEVIPPQMDELTQHIVVSCAIHGKDAGPVELVNRIVSDIDSGFQPVREHCLFIIAHLDALKHHTQFFEENLERLFDDKPRESSQELVIADNLKVLLKSFWKDTPSDQRWHFDLHSTLNPSLYHAFAISPKVRHPVRPKELIHFAELAHLDALVLANAPSSSFSWYTADCYSARSLAIELGQSSRLGQSPLEGFNAFDITLRDLCAREVNEHLPRKIKFYRVSRTIVRLNDDFDFIFSDDAENFTAFMHGEVFGHDGDKPLMAKNEGEAILFPDKHVPIGEPALLMVCPVTVRYEQDQLVYD; from the coding sequence GAGCAATTCACTTTTTCGTCAGTCATTTCTGATTGATAGTTTATATAGTGATGGTGCTCTTTTATCGAGTGAATATACAACGGATGATGGGGTGTTGTTAAAGCTACATGGTCCGGGGATTCTGGAAGTCATTCCACCACAAATGGATGAACTGACACAGCATATTGTCGTCTCATGTGCGATTCACGGTAAAGATGCCGGGCCGGTTGAATTAGTCAATCGGATTGTTTCTGATATCGACAGTGGATTTCAGCCAGTCCGGGAGCATTGTCTGTTTATCATTGCTCACTTAGACGCGCTCAAACACCATACGCAGTTTTTTGAGGAGAATCTGGAACGTTTATTTGATGATAAGCCAAGAGAGTCTTCACAAGAGTTGGTGATCGCCGATAATCTGAAAGTTCTCCTTAAATCATTCTGGAAAGACACCCCCAGCGATCAACGCTGGCATTTTGACTTACACAGTACTTTAAATCCCTCCCTTTATCACGCATTCGCCATTAGTCCCAAAGTTCGACATCCTGTTCGGCCAAAAGAACTGATCCATTTTGCTGAACTGGCCCACCTTGACGCACTGGTTTTAGCCAATGCGCCTTCTAGTTCTTTCAGCTGGTATACCGCAGATTGTTATTCCGCTCGTTCTTTGGCGATTGAACTGGGTCAATCATCCCGGCTAGGGCAAAGTCCATTAGAAGGCTTTAATGCATTTGACATTACGCTGCGTGATTTGTGTGCCCGGGAAGTGAATGAACACTTGCCAAGAAAGATAAAATTTTATCGGGTCAGTCGGACAATTGTTCGGCTCAATGACGATTTTGATTTTATTTTTTCAGATGATGCCGAAAATTTTACTGCTTTTATGCACGGAGAAGTGTTCGGTCATGACGGTGATAAGCCGTTAATGGCCAAAAATGAGGGAGAGGCGATCCTCTTCCCTGATAAACATGTTCCGATTGGTGAACCTGCTTTATTGATGGTTTGTCCGGTAACCGTGAGGTATGAGCAGGATCAATTGGTTTATGACTAA